The Pseudomonas sp. SCB32 DNA window GGACAGCGGCGGCAGGCGGAAGCCGGAAACCACCGGCCCTGCGTCGAGCCCGTGGCTTCCTGCCTGGCTCATAGTCCCAGCCGCTGCTTCAGCAGGGCCATCGCGCGGGCGCGGTGGCTGAGCTGGTTCTTCTGCTGCGGCGGCAGTTCGGCGCTGGAGCACTCGGCTTCCGGCACCCAGAACAGCGGGTCGTAGCCGAAGCCATGCTCGCCGCGCGCTTCGTGCAGGATACTGCCGTGCCAGAGGCCTTCGCAGAGGATCGGCAGCGGGTCGTCGGCGTGGCGGACCAGGGCCAGCACGCTGACGAACTGGGCGCCGCGCTCATCGTCCGGTACGTCCTTGAGGGCGTCCAGCAGCTTGGCGTTGTTCGCCGCGTCACCCTTGCCATCGGCATAGCGCGCGGAGTAGATGCCCGGCGCGCCGCCGAGGTAGTCCACCGCCAGGCCCGAGTCGTCGGCCAGCGCCGGCAGGCCGGAGATGCGCGCGGCGTTGCGGGCCTTGAGGATGGCGTTCTCGACGAAGGACAGGCCGGTCTCTTCCGGTTCCACATCGCTGAACTCGCCGATCGAGCGCACCTTCACGTGGGCGCCGAGCATGGCCTGGAGTTCCTTGAGTTTGCCGGCGTTGTGACTGGCCAGCACCAGTTGTTCGAGCTTGATCATTCGTCGGGGAAGATTTCCTGCATGAAGTCGAAGCTTTGCGGGGCTCCGCCTCCGGACTGTACCTGGATGGTGAAGGTCAGGGTTTCGCGGCCTTCGATGGGGAACTGCGCCAGGTTGTAGACGGCGCCTTCCTCGACCACGCGCTTGAAGGTCAGGGGAATTTCCTGGCCCATCAGGTTCTTCGCGGAACCTGCGACGGTGGCGTTGGCCGGCTTGCCGTTAGCGTCCAGCGGCACGATGTTGACCACGCCCTGGGCCTTGCTGCGCACCACGCCCACGGCCTGGGCGACCTTGGGCTGGAGGAAACTGGAGTTGAACACGCTGTAGTGGACCTGGAGGTCGCCCAGGCGTTTGACCTGCTCGGCGAAGGCGGGCAGGGCGAGGGCCAGGCAGGCGATGAAGGTAAGCAGGCGGCGCATGATAGTTCTCCTGGGGTCGATCAGATGGCAATGCGATGGTCCTGCACGCCAGGGCCGCTGACCCGATAAATGCCGATCTCACCCAACAGATTAGGCCAGATTCGCGAAGCCCAGCCATGCTGGTGCTCGCGGTCCACCGCCAGGTGGTCGAGAACCTTCACCTGCAACTGTCGGCACAGGGCCTCGAAGTCGCGGAAGGTACAGAAGTGAATGTTCGGCGTGTTGTACCAAGTGTACGGAAGGAAGTCCGACACCGGCATGCGACCGTTGCGCGCGAGGTACCAGCGGCAACGCCAGTGACCGAAGTTGGGGAAGGTGATGATGCAGGTCTTGCCCACCCGCAGCATTTCCGCCAGCACCTTGTCCGGGTAGCGCAGGGCTTGCAGGGACTGCGTCATCACCACCACATCGAAGCTATTGCTGGCGAAGTTGCCCAGGCCCTTGTCCAAGTCCTGTTCGATGACGTTGACGCCACGTTCGATGCACTTGGCGATTTTTTCGGCGTCGATCTCCAGGCCGTAGCCGCTGACCTGCTTGTGGTCGCGCAGCCAGGCGAGCAGTTCGCCGTCGCCGCAGCCCAGGTCGAGTACCCGACTGCCGGCGGGGATCCAGTCTTGGATGATGTCCAGGTCGGCGCGCATGGCGTTCCTTCTTATACGCTGATGCGGTTCATGTAACCGCCAAAGGCTTGCAGGTAGCGTGGAATCGGTATCAGGAAGGCGTCGTGACCTTGCGGTGCGTCGATTTCCAGATAGCTGACGTTCTTCTTCGCCGCCAGCAGGGCGTCGACGATTTCCCGCGAGCGCGCCGGGGAGAAGCGCCAATCGGTGGTGAAGGACATCAGGCAGAAGTCCGCCTTCACCCCGGCCAGGGTCCGCGCCAGGTCGCCGCCGTGGGCCGCGGCCGGATCGAAGTAGTCCAGCGCCTTGGTCATCAGCAGGTAGGTGTTGGCGTCGAAGCGGGTGGAGAACTCTTCGCCCTGGTAACGCAGGTAGCTTTCCACCTGGAACTCCACGCTGTGGAGGTCGTAGTTGAGCTTCTCCGATTTCATGTCGCGGCCGAACTTGGCGCCCATGGCGTCATCGGAGAGATAGGTGATGTGCCCGACCATCCGCGCCAGGCTCAGGCCGCGGCGGGGAATCACGTCGTGTTCCTGGAAGTGGCCGCCGAAGAACTCCGGGTCCGTGAGAATTGCCTGGCGCGCCACTTCGTTGAAGGCGATGTTCTGCGCCGACAGCTTGGGGGCGCTGGCGATGCACAGGCAGTGGCGTACGCGCTCGGGGTAGCTGATGGTCCACTGCAGGGCCTGCATGCCGCCCAGGCTGCCGCCGATGACCGCCGCCCACTGGGTGATGCCCAGGCGGTCGGCCAGGCGCACCTGGCTGTGGACCCAGTCTTCCACGGTGACCACCGGGAAGTCCGCGCCGTAGGTCTTGCCGGTGGTCGGGTTGAGGCTGGTCGGGCCGGTGGAGCCGTTGCAGCCGCCCAGGTTGTTCAGCGAGACGACGAAGAACTTGCGGGTGTCGATGGGCTTGCCCGGGCCGATGCAGCTGTCCCACCAGCCCGGCTTGCGGTCATCGATGCTGTGGTAGCCGGCGGCGTGGTGATGGCCGGAGAGGGCATGGCAGATCAGCACGGCGTTGCTGGCCGTGGCGTTCAGCTCGCCATAGGTCTCGATCACCAGCTGATATTCGGGCAGCGTCTTGCCGCAGGCCAGGGGCAGCGGTTCGCTGAACTGCAGTGTCTGGGGGGAGACCAGACCGACGGAATCTTCGGGGAAGACTGTAGGCATCGACCCAGCTCAAGAATAAAAAAGGAGGGTCAGTCTAAAGAGCGCCGCCCCTAGCGGCAAGCGCTGGGGCGGGGTTCAGGCGCGCTGCGAGCCGGGCAGCGTAACGACCTTGGCCTGGCGTTGCAGGGGCGAGGGACGGCGCAGCTGGCGGAGGACCTCGGAGGCGTCGGCGAGCTGCTTTTCCAGTTCTTCGGTGTAGCGCCCCAGCAGCAGCGAGCGCTGGCGCGCCTGCTGGGTTTCCTGGGCCAGGGCCTTGAGCCGCAGCATGTGGGTTTCCAGCAGCTGCTTGTGCTCCAGGCTGTACTGCATCAGCGGCATCAGCGCGTCGGTGGCCCACTGCTCGGCCTCCTCGCGCAGGCGCAGGTGCAGGCCGATGACTTCCTGGGCCACGGTGGCGAAGAAGCGCCGGGTGAGTACGCGTTGCTCGGTGAGCAGGGTCTTCAGGTGCAGGCGGAAACGGTCGGCCTTCTCCTGCAGGGTGGTCAGTTCGCGCAGGTAGCGCTCGACGCGGAATTGTGGCGCATCCAGTGCGTTGAGCGGGTTTTCCTGGTTGTGCCGCTGGTAGATGGCCGCGACCATGCGATTGGCCGTCTCCGCCTCGTGGTGCAGGTTGATGAGGTCGCCCTGCACGGTGTCGAAGAAGTGCAGGATGGCCTGGTTGATGCCTACCGTGGTCCAGCTGCCGCGCAGCTTGTGGTGGACCCGCTTCAGGTGCAGTTCCAGTCGCTCGGGGTGCAGCGCTTCGCGCAGCTGCTCGCCCTGGTGGCGCAGCAGGCGCTGGTTGGTCTTCAGGTTGAGCAGGCGTTTGTGATGCTGGCTGTGGTCTTCCTTGGTCCTGGCGGTCAGTTCGAACAGCAGTTGGCCGCTGTCGTGCTGTTGGCTGTCGAGCAACGCGTGTTGCTCCTTCACCTTCTCCAGGCGCACGCGCAGGGTGTGCTGGGTGTTGTTCACCAGCGCCAGCACCTGGCCGACCACGGCGCTTTCGAGCAGGCGTTCCTTTTGCGTGACGATGCGCTCGCAGAGCAGGTCTTCGAGGCTTTCCATCTGGCTGCGGGCGAGCAGTTCGCGGTCGCCGCGCACCTTGGCCAGCAGCGCCTGCTTGGCCGAGAGTGGCAGCACGTCGTCACGGGCGATGCCCAGCTGGCGCGCGGTGGCGTCCTGGATCCGGCGGATGGCGTTCTGCACGAAGCTCTCGCCGGCCAGGTCGTCCCACAGCACGTCGATCTTGTTCAGCACCGCGTAGAGCGTGGTGTGGCTGTCCTCGCCCAACTGGTGGATGTGGTTCTGCCAGATTGCCATGTCGGAGGCGGTAACGCCGGTGTCCGCCGCCAGCAGGAAGAGGATCGACTGGGCCGCAGGCAGCATCGACAGCGTCAGCTCGGGCTCGCTGCCCAGCGCGTTCAGGCCGGGGGTGTCGAGGATGCGCAGGCCCTGGCGCAGCAGCGGATGGTCGAAGTTGACCAATGCGTGACGCCAGGCCGGCACCAGCACCATGCCGGGCTTGTCGGTGGCATCCAGCATGTCCGGGTGGAAACCCAGCTGGATCGCCTGCTCCACCGGCAGTGGCTTGGTCTTGGCGACCTGGGCGAAGGCCAGGGCCATGTTGGCCGGGTCGGAGGTGTCCAGCGGGATGTTCACCCAGTGCCGGGGGATGCGCTTGAACTGCGCGACGCTGGCGTCGGCCATGCGGGTCTCGATCGGCAGCAGGCGGATATAAGGACGCTCCGAGCGCGGGTCGAAGAACAGCTCGGTGGGGCACATGGTGGTGCGCCCGGCGTGGGACGGCAGCATGCGCCGGCCGTAGTCCGCGAAGAACAGGCTATTGATCAGCTCGGTCTTGCCGCGCGAATACTCACCGACGAAGGCCAGCGTGATGTGGTCGACGCGCAGCAGGCGCAGGGTGCGTTCGAGTCGGCTCTCGATGTCCGGCGTATTGAGCCGGCAGCGCTCCAGCAGGCTGCGATAACGGGTGATCTCCCGGACCAGCTCGCGCTTCCAGGTAACGTAGGCATCGATCTGCTGACTGAGACGTTCCATGCTCATTCAAGCGTTCCTTAGGCTGGCGCATCCTGCGCGGGGATGGATACCTTGAATTATGCGATGGCGCGCAATAGCGTCAATTGGCCTTCATCACAATACCGAACGTAAGGTCGGCCAAGGTTACCGAGCGGTAATCCCCAACTCCGCCGGGAATTTCGTCGGCCGTGGGATGCGCACGCGCTTCTGGCGGTTCAGCTCACCGCTTTCCAGCTTCACCTGGCTTTTCGGGACGCCGAAGGCCTTGCCGAGGAACGCCAGCAGGTGGGCGTTGGCCTTGCCCTCCACCGGCGGCGCGGTGAGGCGGATTTTCAGACGCTCACCGTGCAACCCGGCGAACTCGTCGCGGCTCGCCTTGGGTTGCAGGTGGCAGTCGAGGATCAGGTCCTCGCCGTCCCAGTGGTAGAACGGCATGTCTGATTACATGAAAGGAGAGAGGATCTGCGGCATGCCGGTCATGGCTGCCAGGTTGCCGATCACCAGCATGTCGATCAGCTTCAGCGCGATGAAGGCGAAGATCGGCGAGATATCCAGGCCACCGAGGTTCGGCAGCAGCTTGCGGAACGGTGCCAGGAACGGCTCGCAGATCTGGTTCACCAGCTGGGCGCCGGGGTTGTAGCTGCCCGGAGCGACCCAGGAGAGGATCACGCTGATGATCAGGGCGAAGAAGAACACCTTGAGGAACAGCGAGGTCACCGCGATCACCGACCACACCAGCAACTGCAGGATGTAGCCGCCGACGCCGTAGCCCATCAAGGTCAGGGTGACGATCATCAGCACCAGCTGGACCAGGATCGCCAGCACCAGCGAGGCGAAGTCGACGCCGCCAAAGCCTGGGATGACGCGGCGCAGCGGATTCAGCAGCGGCTTGGTGGCGCGCACGATGAACTGGCTGAGCGGGTTGTAGAAGTCGGCGCGCACCAGCTGCAGGATGAAGCGCAGCAGCACGATCAGCAGGTACAGGCTGCCAAGTGTCTGGATCACATAGATGGCGGCTGTGGAAAGTCCGGTCATTGGGCGGTCCTTGGTAAACGTTGGGCGCCGGCGCGCAGGGCCGGGCGAATCGGGCGGTCAGTCAACGACGGCGCTGTAACGCCATACTGTAGGGAATTCATCGTCGCCGGTCGCGTGTAAGTGTGTTTCGTCACGTGCAAATTCAACCCCGCTTGGCCATCAGGTCGGGGCCGTTGCATGCCGGGTCAGCAGTCCGGCTCAGGCCCAGCAGGGTGAAACCGTTGGATTCCTGGCGGATGCTGACGTAGCGCTGGTTGCCTTCGGCCAGTGGCTGCGGGCTGTCCAGCTCGATATCCACCTGGAAGCGCGCGGGGTCGGCCTTGCAGCCGCGTACCGCGGTATAGGCCAGAGTGACGCCGCTGCGTTTGTTCAGGCCAGTGAGTTCTTCGCGAGCTGCCAGGGCCTTGTCGGCCCCGGACGGATCGGCCCAGGCGCGGGCCAGATCGGCGTCCACCCGCAGCCATTCATCGACGAAGCCGCGGCCATTGGACGCGGCGGGCTGGATGCGCTGGAAGGTTTCGCCGTCCTGGCGATAGCGGAAGATGCCGGGACGGGTCAGCAGGTCGCCGTCCAGGCTGCCGACCTCGGCGCGCCACTCGAAGCCGTCGGGGCGGGCCTTGAGCTGTACCTCCTGTTCATCGCGGACGTAATCGTGCTCGGTATGCAGCAGGGTGCGCTGGGCCTGATCAGCCGTGGCCGGGCGGATCACCTCCACTGCCAAGTGGCTCCAGCGCGAGGTACACCAGGGCGTGCCGTGCATCAGCGCGATGTCGCCGTTGGACAGGCGCTCGTACAGGTACAGGTCGCCGTAGGCGCCGGAGATGTCTTTATAAGGGCCGCTCTGCCAGTCCAGCGCACGCACCCAGGCATCGCCGTCGCGGCGATAACCGCGCAGGACGTTGTCGCTGCCGCAGGGAATGGCGAAGCCGCCGCTGACCAGCAGCAGCGGGGTAGGGCTGTCGCTCAGGCTGACGGCGATCTCGTTCTGGTCGGGCAGCGCGACTTCGTCGTCGCTGACCGGCT harbors:
- the rdgB gene encoding RdgB/HAM1 family non-canonical purine NTP pyrophosphatase — protein: MIKLEQLVLASHNAGKLKELQAMLGAHVKVRSIGEFSDVEPEETGLSFVENAILKARNAARISGLPALADDSGLAVDYLGGAPGIYSARYADGKGDAANNAKLLDALKDVPDDERGAQFVSVLALVRHADDPLPILCEGLWHGSILHEARGEHGFGYDPLFWVPEAECSSAELPPQQKNQLSHRARAMALLKQRLGL
- a CDS encoding DUF4426 domain-containing protein, which encodes MRRLLTFIACLALALPAFAEQVKRLGDLQVHYSVFNSSFLQPKVAQAVGVVRSKAQGVVNIVPLDANGKPANATVAGSAKNLMGQEIPLTFKRVVEEGAVYNLAQFPIEGRETLTFTIQVQSGGGAPQSFDFMQEIFPDE
- the metW gene encoding methionine biosynthesis protein MetW — its product is MRADLDIIQDWIPAGSRVLDLGCGDGELLAWLRDHKQVSGYGLEIDAEKIAKCIERGVNVIEQDLDKGLGNFASNSFDVVVMTQSLQALRYPDKVLAEMLRVGKTCIITFPNFGHWRCRWYLARNGRMPVSDFLPYTWYNTPNIHFCTFRDFEALCRQLQVKVLDHLAVDREHQHGWASRIWPNLLGEIGIYRVSGPGVQDHRIAI
- a CDS encoding homoserine O-acetyltransferase translates to MPTVFPEDSVGLVSPQTLQFSEPLPLACGKTLPEYQLVIETYGELNATASNAVLICHALSGHHHAAGYHSIDDRKPGWWDSCIGPGKPIDTRKFFVVSLNNLGGCNGSTGPTSLNPTTGKTYGADFPVVTVEDWVHSQVRLADRLGITQWAAVIGGSLGGMQALQWTISYPERVRHCLCIASAPKLSAQNIAFNEVARQAILTDPEFFGGHFQEHDVIPRRGLSLARMVGHITYLSDDAMGAKFGRDMKSEKLNYDLHSVEFQVESYLRYQGEEFSTRFDANTYLLMTKALDYFDPAAAHGGDLARTLAGVKADFCLMSFTTDWRFSPARSREIVDALLAAKKNVSYLEIDAPQGHDAFLIPIPRYLQAFGGYMNRISV
- a CDS encoding dynamin-like GTPase family protein, with the protein product MSMERLSQQIDAYVTWKRELVREITRYRSLLERCRLNTPDIESRLERTLRLLRVDHITLAFVGEYSRGKTELINSLFFADYGRRMLPSHAGRTTMCPTELFFDPRSERPYIRLLPIETRMADASVAQFKRIPRHWVNIPLDTSDPANMALAFAQVAKTKPLPVEQAIQLGFHPDMLDATDKPGMVLVPAWRHALVNFDHPLLRQGLRILDTPGLNALGSEPELTLSMLPAAQSILFLLAADTGVTASDMAIWQNHIHQLGEDSHTTLYAVLNKIDVLWDDLAGESFVQNAIRRIQDATARQLGIARDDVLPLSAKQALLAKVRGDRELLARSQMESLEDLLCERIVTQKERLLESAVVGQVLALVNNTQHTLRVRLEKVKEQHALLDSQQHDSGQLLFELTARTKEDHSQHHKRLLNLKTNQRLLRHQGEQLREALHPERLELHLKRVHHKLRGSWTTVGINQAILHFFDTVQGDLINLHHEAETANRMVAAIYQRHNQENPLNALDAPQFRVERYLRELTTLQEKADRFRLHLKTLLTEQRVLTRRFFATVAQEVIGLHLRLREEAEQWATDALMPLMQYSLEHKQLLETHMLRLKALAQETQQARQRSLLLGRYTEELEKQLADASEVLRQLRRPSPLQRQAKVVTLPGSQRA
- a CDS encoding DUF167 domain-containing protein, which produces MPFYHWDGEDLILDCHLQPKASRDEFAGLHGERLKIRLTAPPVEGKANAHLLAFLGKAFGVPKSQVKLESGELNRQKRVRIPRPTKFPAELGITAR
- a CDS encoding YggT family protein, with translation MTGLSTAAIYVIQTLGSLYLLIVLLRFILQLVRADFYNPLSQFIVRATKPLLNPLRRVIPGFGGVDFASLVLAILVQLVLMIVTLTLMGYGVGGYILQLLVWSVIAVTSLFLKVFFFALIISVILSWVAPGSYNPGAQLVNQICEPFLAPFRKLLPNLGGLDISPIFAFIALKLIDMLVIGNLAAMTGMPQILSPFM